The following are encoded together in the Adhaeribacter arboris genome:
- a CDS encoding MotA/TolQ/ExbB proton channel family protein, whose translation MEKKNAVITNAPKPATSKPAATANKDGGAAGSIFASIVIPVAIVVSILIYMFILGNPANFEGGNPENHPLPGNYLGVVYKGGIIVPMLISLNLMILTFAIERFLTINKARGSKGIEQFVRTIRQRLNVNDVNGALAACDAQKGSVANVVRAGLGKYKEMENERTLAKDQKILAIQKEIEESTALELPMLEKNLVIISTIASISTLVGLIGTVLGMIKAFSALATAGSPDAVALANGISEALINTALGIIGSTIAIVAYNFFTSKIDALTYSIDEAGFSIIQTFAAQHDNTGQTATHSTVNV comes from the coding sequence ATGGAAAAAAAGAATGCCGTAATTACGAATGCGCCAAAACCAGCAACTTCAAAGCCAGCTGCTACTGCCAATAAAGATGGAGGAGCCGCCGGTTCTATATTTGCCAGCATCGTTATCCCTGTAGCAATTGTGGTTTCAATCCTGATATACATGTTTATCCTGGGTAACCCGGCAAACTTTGAAGGTGGAAATCCGGAAAATCACCCCCTACCAGGTAATTACCTTGGCGTAGTTTACAAAGGTGGCATTATTGTGCCCATGTTGATTTCCCTTAACTTAATGATTTTAACTTTTGCTATTGAGCGTTTCTTAACCATCAATAAAGCAAGAGGCAGCAAGGGAATTGAGCAATTTGTAAGAACTATCCGCCAAAGATTAAATGTAAATGATGTAAATGGCGCATTAGCTGCTTGTGACGCACAGAAAGGTTCCGTAGCCAACGTGGTAAGAGCTGGTTTAGGCAAATACAAGGAAATGGAAAATGAGCGCACTTTAGCGAAAGATCAAAAAATCCTGGCTATTCAGAAGGAAATTGAAGAATCTACTGCCTTAGAATTACCTATGCTGGAGAAGAACCTGGTAATTATTTCCACTATTGCTTCTATCTCAACCCTGGTAGGTCTGATTGGAACAGTATTAGGTATGATTAAAGCGTTCTCCGCTCTGGCAACGGCCGGTAGCCCGGACGCCGTAGCTCTCGCAAACGGTATCTCTGAAGCTTTGATTAACACGGCATTAGGTATTATTGGTTCTACCATTGCGATTGTGGCGTATAACTTCTTTACTAGTAAAATTGATGCTCTTACTTATAGCATCGACGAAGCTGGTTTTAGTATTATTCAAACCTTTGCCGCTCAGCACGATAACACCGGCCAAACGGCTACTCATTCAACTGTAAACGTTTAA
- the mazG gene encoding nucleoside triphosphate pyrophosphohydrolase, whose product MSDKETTRQNQLQAFNRLLDIMDELREKCPWDRKQTIASLRHLTIEETYELSDAILRHDLPDIKKELGDLMLHLVFYAKIASETQSFDLADVLHTLCDKLIFRHPHIYGTTEAHTEEEVKRNWEQLKLKEGNKSVLGGVPVSLPALVKAMRIQEKARGAGFDWDNKTQVWEKVEEELGEFKTEFQLKNEEEIDPEKATAEFGDLLFSLINFARFIGVNPEEALEKTNLKFINRFQYLEQEARKNGKSLHQMTLAEMDVYWEQAKKEL is encoded by the coding sequence GAAAAATGTCCTTGGGATCGTAAACAAACAATTGCCAGTCTCCGGCATTTAACAATAGAAGAAACTTATGAGCTTTCGGATGCTATTTTACGCCACGATTTACCCGATATTAAAAAAGAATTAGGCGATCTAATGCTGCATTTAGTATTTTACGCTAAAATTGCTTCTGAGACACAGTCTTTTGACTTAGCCGATGTATTGCATACTTTATGTGATAAACTTATTTTTCGGCATCCACATATTTATGGTACTACCGAAGCCCACACGGAAGAAGAGGTTAAAAGAAACTGGGAGCAGCTAAAGTTAAAAGAAGGCAATAAATCGGTGCTGGGCGGCGTTCCTGTATCGTTGCCAGCTTTGGTAAAAGCTATGCGCATTCAGGAAAAGGCCCGCGGAGCTGGATTTGATTGGGATAATAAAACCCAAGTTTGGGAAAAGGTGGAAGAGGAGCTAGGTGAATTTAAAACAGAATTTCAATTAAAAAACGAAGAAGAAATTGATCCGGAGAAAGCAACAGCCGAATTCGGCGACTTACTATTTTCCCTGATCAACTTCGCCCGTTTTATCGGTGTAAATCCGGAAGAAGCCTTAGAGAAGACTAATTTAAAATTTATTAACCGATTTCAGTATTTGGAACAGGAAGCCCGAAAAAACGGCAAATCTCTTCACCAAATGACTCTCGCTGAGATGGATGTATATTGGGAACAAGCGAAAAAAGAGCTTTAA